In the Plectropomus leopardus isolate mb unplaced genomic scaffold, YSFRI_Pleo_2.0 unplaced_scaffold8240, whole genome shotgun sequence genome, one interval contains:
- the LOC121940292 gene encoding dihydroxyacetone phosphate acyltransferase-like — protein VSKETGKTTEDIQEEASAILEEMAHSQQLSTIRFFAFTLSKIFKTLFRSICVNEEGIQRLQQAIQEHPVVLLPSHRSYMDFLLMSYILYTYDLALPVIAAGMDFMAMKFVGEMLRMSGAFFIRRSFGGDKLYWAVFSEYVRTILK, from the exons gtTTCTAAAGAGACGGGGAAGACGACTGAAGACATTCAGGAGGAGGCGTCGGCCATCCTGGAGGAGATGGCTCACTCTCAGCAGCTTAGCACCATTCGCTTCTTTGCCTTCACACTCAGCAAGATCTTTAAAACCCTGTTCAGGAGCATCTGTGTCAACGAGGAGGGCATCCAGAgg CTCCAACAGGCCATTCAGGAGCACCCGGTAGTCCTGTTACCCAGTCACCGTAGCTACATGGACTTCCTGCTGATGTCATACATCCTGTATACCTACGACCTGGCTCTGCCTGTCATCGCTGCCGGCATGG ACTTCATGGCGATGAAATTTGTTGGGGAGATGCTGCGGATGTCCGGCGCTTTCTTTATTCGGAGGTCGTTTGGTGGAGACAAACTGTACTGGGCCGTCTTCTCAGAGTACGTCAGGACCATTTTGAAG